TACTGGTAAAAAAGGAGTAATACTTGCAAGTGGAGGGTATGCTGCTAACAGTGAAATGGTTCGTGAGTTTCTCTCTGATGGTGTTTATACAAAGGATAAACTTCCTGCTGGAATAGAAAATACAAATCACCCAGGAGCAACAGGAGAAGTTATTAAGATGGCTTTAGATGCTGGAGCAGATGTCATAGATATGAAACATATTCAATTGCTTCCAATGCCAGCAGATAGATTTGGACCAACTATCAATGTGGAAAATGTTATTTTTGTAAATAAAGATGGAAATCGTTATGTAAGAGAAGATGGAAGAAGAGATGAAATAAGTTTGGCTACATTTGCTCAAAAAGATGGACAATATTATATGATAAATGATTCTAAAATAATATCTCAAGACAGAAAAACTACATCTGCTGAGGATTTAGATGAGCTTATTAGAAAAAATACAGTAGTTGAAGCTCCTACATTAGAGGAATTAGCTAAAAAAATAAATATTCCAGCAGCTGCACTTGTAGCAACTGTAAATAAATTTAATGAATCTGTTGATAAAAAATCAGATGAATTTGGAAGAGATATATGGGAAAATAAAATAGATAAGGGACCTTTCTATGCAACATTACGTTTTCCTGCATTACATCATACTATGGGTGGAATAAAAATAAATGAAAATGCAGAGGTAATAGGAAAAGATGGAAAGATTGTACCAGGATTATTTGCAGCAGGAGAAGTTACTGGGGAATACATGGTGCTAACAGGCTTGGTGGAAATGCTATAGCTGATATCATTGTTTTTGGAAGAATTGCTGGTAAAAATGCTGCTAATGCAAAATAAAAATTGAATAAAAATTAAATTAGTGGGTAACAAAAAATATAAAGTAATATTTTTATTTATAAGTTGCCCACTTTTATATTTGTTTTGAAAAAAATATATTATTTAATAAAAAAATAAAAAAATACTTTAATTTTTTTAAGAAATATACTATACTTATCTTACAGAATATTGCTATTACCATCTATAATATGGTACTAAACTCAAAAAATATTAATTTATAAAGTGGAGGAATCAAATGGAAAAAGTTTATCAAGGAAAGACTAAAGATGTCTACAAATTAGAAAATGGAAATTTCTTACTTGAATTCAAAGATGACTGTACAGGGAAAGATGGGGTATTTGATCCAGGTGAAAACTCAGTAGGGTTAAAAATAGAAGGGATAGGAAAAGCTAATTTAAAAATGTCTATTCACTTTTTTGAGATATTAAATAGAGCAGGAATAAAAACTCATTATATATCTGCAGATATGGAAAAAGGAACTATGGAAGTGGTACCAGCAAAACCTTTTGGAAAAGGACTTGAAGTAATATGCCGTTTTAAAGCTGTAGGAAGTTTTTATCGTCGTTATAATGAATATGTGGTAGAAGGAGGAGATTTGCCTGCTTATGTAGAAACTACATTTAAAAATGATGCTTTAGGAGATCCTCTTGTAACCAAAGATGGATTAGTAGTTCTTAATGTAATGACTTCTGAGCAGTATGATTCAATGAAGGAAAGAACACAACAGATTTCTACAATAGTGAGAGATACTTTAGCTGAAAAAGGACTTGATCTTTATGATATTAAATTTGAGTTTGGAATAGATAAAGATGGAGAAGTTATCCTTATAGATGAAATAGCTTCTGGAAATATGCGTGTGTATAAAGCAGGAAAAATAATTGATCCTATGGATTTAACAGAAATGGTATTTGCGTAAAATTTAGCTAAGATAAATTATAATAAAAAATTAGCAGAAGGTTAATAGAAATAAAAATTACAAAATTATTCTAGCCAAAAATTATTAAATAAAAAATTAAATAATTCAGGAAATAATATATTTTTACTTTGACAGTTTTGGTGTAAAAAATTAAAATTTTACTTTTATTTTTTGAAATAATATGCTAAAATAATGATGGTCCATTGTACAAGAAGATGTGTCTCTTTTGTAGCTTAACTTAAACAAATTAAAATTACTTCTTGTCACCACTAGGTTGACATTTTGTTTAATTTATGATATCATCTTATGGAAAAATGTAATTTTTAAAATTTCTAGGAGGTTTTTAATTTGGCACATTCAAGATCAGCTAAAAAGAGAATATTAGTAGCAGAGAGAAACAGAGAAAGAAATCAAGCAGTAAAATCTAGAGTTAAAACTATGACTAAAAAAGTTTTAACAACTGTAGATACTAAAGATTTAGAAGCTTCAAAAACAGCTTTATCAGTAGCTTACAAAGAGTTAGATAAAGCAGTAAGCAAAGGAATCATGAAGAAAAATACAGCATCTAGAAAGAAAGCAAGATTAGCTGCTAAAGTAAACGCGCTATAATTCTTAGTATGTTTGAGGGTATCCAGATGTGGATATCCTTTTTTCTTTATAAAATAAAGTATTCAGAAGGAGCAGAGAATGATAAAATTAATTGTATTAGATGTAGATGGAACTTTGACTGATGGCAAGCTCTATATAGATGATAAAGATAATAGTTTGAAGGCATTTGATGTAAAAGATGGATTTGCAATAGCTCAATGGATAAAATATGGAGGGCTTGTTGCTATTATTACTGGAAAGACTTCTGTAATAGTCAAACGAAGAGCAGAAGAATTGGGAATACAAGAATTAGTACAGGGGGCTGGGAATAAAGTAGCTGAATTAAAAAAAATATTAGCTAAATATAAAATATCACTAGAAGAAACGGCTTATATGGGTGATGATATAAATGATTTAGGGGTGATGTCTATTGTAGGAATGTCAGCAGCTCCTAAAAATGCAGTAAAAGAAGTTTTGGAAAGAGTAAATTTTGTTTCTTCAAAAGTTGGTGGAGATGGAGCTGTAAGAGAATTTTTTGAAAAAATAATGAAAGAGAATAATGTATGGAGTAAAGTAATAGAAAAATATCTTAATGAAGGGAAATAGTAAGGGCAGTATAAATAAAAACAGAACTCAATGGAGAGTTCTGTTTTTTTAATATCTTTAAATATATTTTAAGCTGTTATAACGTCCAAGTGCGAGAATTTTTCACAAAGTTCTTTGTAATTTTGTTTTAAGTATTTGAATTCTTCTTTTAGCTCCTTAGAGGCATTTTCAATTGATACAAGGCTTTTGACATCTTTACCACATTCTTTTACTATATTAGAAAAAAGAACATAAAGGAAAGCTAATGTGGTAGCTTTAATACCATTGAAGTCTATAACAACACTATCTCCTTTTTTTATTTTCCTAGCAACCATAGAACATAATTGTAGAGCTTTCTTAGGAGATACAAGGACAGAAGTTTCAAAAATTTTGCTTAATACAAGA
Above is a window of Fusobacterium varium DNA encoding:
- a CDS encoding Fumarate reductase flavoprotein subunit precursor, which gives rise to MVREFLSDGVYTKDKLPAGIENTNHPGATGEVIKMALDAGADVIDMKHIQLLPMPADRFGPTINVENVIFVNKDGNRYVREDGRRDEISLATFAQKDGQYYMINDSKIISQDRKTTSAEDLDELIRKNTVVEAPTLEELAKKINIPAAALVATVNKFNESVDKKSDEFGRDIWENKIDKGPFYATLRFPALHHTMGGIKINENAEVIGKDGKIVPGLFAAGEVTGEYMVLTGLVEML
- the kdsC gene encoding 3-deoxy-D-manno-octulosonate 8-phosphate phosphatase KdsC translates to MIKLIVLDVDGTLTDGKLYIDDKDNSLKAFDVKDGFAIAQWIKYGGLVAIITGKTSVIVKRRAEELGIQELVQGAGNKVAELKKILAKYKISLEETAYMGDDINDLGVMSIVGMSAAPKNAVKEVLERVNFVSSKVGGDGAVREFFEKIMKENNVWSKVIEKYLNEGK
- the purC_1 gene encoding Phosphoribosylaminoimidazole-succinocarboxamide synthase, with translation MEKVYQGKTKDVYKLENGNFLLEFKDDCTGKDGVFDPGENSVGLKIEGIGKANLKMSIHFFEILNRAGIKTHYISADMEKGTMEVVPAKPFGKGLEVICRFKAVGSFYRRYNEYVVEGGDLPAYVETTFKNDALGDPLVTKDGLVVLNVMTSEQYDSMKERTQQISTIVRDTLAEKGLDLYDIKFEFGIDKDGEVILIDEIASGNMRVYKAGKIIDPMDLTEMVFA
- the rpsT gene encoding 30S ribosomal protein S20 is translated as MAHSRSAKKRILVAERNRERNQAVKSRVKTMTKKVLTTVDTKDLEASKTALSVAYKELDKAVSKGIMKKNTASRKKARLAAKVNAL